Proteins from a genomic interval of Pararge aegeria chromosome 26, ilParAegt1.1, whole genome shotgun sequence:
- the LOC120635150 gene encoding histone-lysine N-methyltransferase SETMAR-like: MESNKQHFRHILLFNFRKGKNAVQARKKLTDVYGEGVLTVRQCQNWFAKFRSGNFDVEDAPRSGRPVEADKDAIKALVDANRRITTREIGERLNLSNSTVYGHLKGMDLTSKLDVWVPHVLTERNLCRRVDACDSLLKRLENDPFLKRIITGDEKWVVYNNVKRKRSWSRKDEPAQSVSKANIHQKR; encoded by the coding sequence ATGGAGAGCAATAAGCAGCATTTTcgtcatattttactttttaacttcagaaaaggtaaaaatgctgtCCAAGCGAGAAAAAAATTGACGGATGTGTATGGAGAAGGCGTGTTAACAGTACGCCAGTGCCAGAACTGGTTTGCAAAATTTCGATCCGGCAATTTTGATGTCGAAGATGCACCACGGTCTGGAAGGCCGGTCGAAGCTGACAAAGATGCGATAAAGGCATTAGTTGATGCAAATCGGCGAATCACCACACGAGAGATCGGTGAGAGGTTAAATTTGTCGAATTCAACTGTTTATGGCCATTTGAAAGGCATGGACTTAACCTCGAAGCTCGATGTGTGGGTGCCCCATGTCCTTACCGAGCGAAATTTGTGTCGTCGTGTTGACGCGTGTGATTCGCTCCTCAAACGTCTAGAAAATGATCCATTTTTGAAGCGGATTATTACTGGGGACGAAAAATGGGTTGTATACAACAATGTTAAACGCAAGAGGTCATGGAGCAGAAAAGATGAACCGGCTCAAAGCGTGTCAAAAGCCAACATTCACCAAAAAAGGTGA